The following coding sequences are from one Eucalyptus grandis isolate ANBG69807.140 chromosome 11, ASM1654582v1, whole genome shotgun sequence window:
- the LOC104420769 gene encoding uncharacterized protein LOC104420769, protein MALLADLSNQVKKLTSIVFASPTMNLPTAHTPAMEIGGSSRNFESKRKAPQRQFTPLPRPMSQLLPMLIENHLVAKEIPRDNPPKFVEFDLNKTCDYHMGERGHHVDNCLVLRYKIQNLLDKKLLTFKDSAPNVQRNPLPKHSEDVNMIYGDVDKDILLMGIQKMEKSMPFNDHLLKSHIVHDEEDFISILPKDKGVYSYNTKEDEYKTSHSDRKFVKKARDKGEVVDTLGQPSGKYNFMVKYTPPPSYFQNPKDIVPNGWGEEFEDDFMAMIEPVVIDLSKGKSPCGSDTTAKNVIEVSSLVDNFGAIKIPNTGFGPVVIELPPELGECSNTKVIPTFDTRAVPWNYNSNEIDAVTRSGRIYPPREGEEKKAVTDEEAEQLLKTLRTSEAEVIDQLCKMPAQISLLELFKTSEKHRNALLKILNEVHVPEAIGEVQLEEFVGAILLRDQITFSERDLPPEGQAHTKALYVYAQHFETKISKVMIDNGSALNICPLSTLRKLGIGMENVFSPTIPVRAFDGMKRETIGEIDLPLTIGPITMTQKFQVLDIPSNFSLLLGRPWIHAVGIIPSSLHQMMKLPIDGKIVTIRRERDVETFHNTAIPFIEPEVKGESSYHSFEMVSVTHVPVGSIIRKPRFSEASLMASRELLKNGFAMGKGLGKFAQGIIDPIKVVKISKRKGLGYQGDRKGQGNRKGPNIKGKSYQRLLPTPLKDFFPGPPKLLQEEEANIYHFADLFEDGLIGTINEDEEPTILTG, encoded by the coding sequence ATGGCGTTGTTGGCTGACCTATCCAACCAAGTCAAGAAATTAACATCTATAGTTTTTGCTTCTCCTACCATGAATCTTCCTACTGCTCATACACCTGCCATGGAGATAGGGGGTTCTTCTCGAAACTTTGAGAGCAAAAGAAAAGCTCCTCAAAGGCAATTCACTCCGTTGCCTAGACCAATGTCTCAACTACTTCCAATGCTGATTGAAAATCATCTTGTGGCAAAAGAGATCCCGAGAGATAATCCGCCAAAGTTTGTCGAGTTCGACCTTAATAAGACGTGTGATTATCATATGGGAGAGAGAGGTCATCATGTGGACAACTGTCTGGTGCTCCGTTATAAGATCCAGAATTTGCTGGATAAAAAGCTGCTCACCTTTAAGGATTCAGCACCGAATGTCCAACGAAATCCCCTTCCAAAGCATTCTGAAGatgtcaacatgatttatgGGGATGTTGACAAGGATATACTCCTGATGGGTATCCAAAAGATGGAAAAGAGCATGCCATTCAATGATCACCTGTTGAAAAGTCACATCGTTCATGATGAAGAAgactttatttcaattttgccgAAGGATAAAGGGGTTTACTCATATAACACAAAAGAGGATGAATACAAAACTTCCCATTCAGACCGTAAATTTGTGAAGAAAGCCCGTGATAAGGGTGAAGTGGTAGACACCTTGGGACAACCAAGTGGGAAATACAACTTTATGGTCAAGTATACTCCTCCTCCGAGTTATTTCCAAAACCCTAAAGACATCGTCCCTAATGGATGGGGAGAGGAATTCGAGGATGACTTCATGGCTATGATTGAACCTGTTGTGATTGATTTGTCTAAAGGGAAAAGCCCATGTGGGAGTGATACAACTGCCAAGAATGTTATTGAAGTCAGCTCATTGGTTGATAATTTTGGAGCCATCAAAATCCCAAACACGGGTTTTGGTCCCGTTGTGATCGAGTTGCCACCAGAGTTAGGTGAATGTTCCAACACTAAAGTGATTCCTACTTTTGACACTAGGGCAGTCCCTTGGaattataattcaaatgaaATCGACGCCGTCACCCGATCGGGTCGAATCTACCCACCACGTGAAGGTGAGGAAAAGAAGGCCGTGACTGATGAGGAAGCTGAACAACTCCTCAAAACACTCAGGACAAGTGAGGCTGAAGTGATTGACCAATTGTGCAAGATGCCTGCGCAAATTTCTTTATTGGAGCTTTTCAAGACCTCTGAAAAGCATAGAAATGCTctcctcaaaattttaaatgaagttCATGTACCCGAGGCCATTGGAGAAGTACAGTTGGAGGAGTTTGTGGGTGCAATACTTCTAAGAGATCAAATTACTTTCTCTGAGAGAGACCTCCCTCCTGAGGGCCAAGCACACACTAAAGCATTATATGTGTACGCTCAACATTTTGAGACAAAGATTTCGAAGGTCATGATCGATAATGGCTCCGCCTTGAACATTTGCCCTTTATCCACCCTTCGTAAATTAGGGATAGGAATGGAAAATGtcttttctccaacaattcctGTTCGAGCATTTGATGGGATGAAGAGAGAAACAATAGGAGAAATCGATTTACCACTGACGATTGGCCCTATTACCATGACTCAAAAATTTCAAGTACTGGATATCCCAAGCAATTTTAGCTTGCTATTGGGACGACCTTGGATCCATGCTGTAGGGATCATTCCTTCTAGTCTTCATCAGATGATGAAACTGCCCATCGATGGAAAGATTGTGACCATCCGACGTGAAAGAGATGTGGAGACTTTCCATAATACGGCCATACCTTTCATTGAGCCTGAGGTCAAGGGAGAATCGAGCTATCACTCGTTTGAGATGGTATCTGTCACTCATGTGCCTGTTGGGTCGATTATTAGGAAGCCTCGATTCTCGGAAGCCTCCCTGATGGCAAGTAGAGAACTGCTCAAGAACGGTTTTGCTATGGGGAAAGGTTTGGGTAAGTTCGCCCAAGGCATTATAGATCCTATTAAGGTGGTCAAAATCAGCAAGCGTAAAGGCCTGGGTTATCAAGGCGACCGTAAGGGTCAAGGTAATCGCAAAGGCCCAAACATCAAAGGTAAAAGCTACCAACGTCTCTTGCCTACACCTTTGAAAGATTTCTTTCCCGGACCACCGAAGCTCTTACAAGAAGAAGAGGCCAATATCTATCACTTTGCTGATTTGTTTGAAGATGGTTTGATTGGCACTattaatgaagatgaagagcctACAATTCTCACTGGGTAA